The proteins below are encoded in one region of Parvicella tangerina:
- a CDS encoding phytanoyl-CoA dioxygenase family protein encodes MELDKKFYAEKGYLIFKNFFTAEEMDTILLDVLKVFSIAFTDERKNDFLSLDNLEKTELHLFELFERDSELFIRLGKQCQHLISLWRLSTSKKIENLLLELGLEFPNLSVRPSMFFNSRLLDKVGHYWKLGDHQDWRSSQGSLDSVTLWYPYVDCNVELGALEIIEGSHLEGLYECSDVEYYSKINDELIDESKYESVEMEKGDLLLFNSFLVHRSGTNSTRRVRWSSQLRYNNLLEESFVRRRLPNPYVYKPFEELVEPGPPSKQEIIDYFKTVE; translated from the coding sequence ATGGAACTTGACAAAAAGTTTTACGCTGAAAAAGGGTACTTGATATTTAAGAATTTCTTCACTGCAGAGGAAATGGATACAATATTGTTGGATGTACTGAAGGTATTTTCGATTGCCTTCACAGATGAAAGAAAGAATGATTTTTTAAGTTTAGATAATCTGGAGAAAACTGAACTTCATCTGTTTGAACTTTTTGAAAGAGATAGTGAGTTGTTTATTCGTCTAGGAAAGCAATGCCAGCATTTGATCTCGCTATGGAGACTTTCAACTTCAAAGAAGATAGAGAATTTATTACTGGAACTTGGTTTGGAATTCCCGAACCTGAGTGTTCGTCCAAGTATGTTCTTTAATAGCAGGCTTCTGGATAAAGTTGGTCACTATTGGAAATTAGGAGACCACCAGGATTGGAGATCTAGTCAAGGGTCTCTTGATAGCGTTACTTTATGGTACCCGTATGTAGATTGTAATGTTGAACTTGGAGCGCTAGAGATAATTGAAGGTTCGCATCTTGAAGGTTTATATGAGTGCTCTGACGTAGAGTATTATAGTAAGATTAATGATGAGCTTATTGACGAGTCCAAGTATGAGTCCGTAGAAATGGAGAAGGGAGACCTTCTTTTATTCAACTCTTTCCTTGTGCATAGATCTGGAACTAATTCTACGAGAAGAGTGAGATGGTCTAGCCAGTTACGCTATAATAACTTATTAGAAGAGTCTTTTGTCCGAAGAAGGCTTCCAAACCCTTATGTGTATAAGCCTTTTGAGGAGTTGGTTGAGCCTGGACCACCAAGTAAACAAGAAATAATAGATTACTTTAAAACTGTAGAATAA
- a CDS encoding glycosyltransferase family 2 protein: protein MKVSVVVVTYNHQNYIAECLDSIFRQKVTFDFEVIIGNDHSTDRTAEIIEEYAQKYENLTSYIPPEEKRVFIQGRPTGRYNIISAISRAKGEYIAQLDGDDFWSDMNKLQEQVDFLDSNQNCIACHTWHSYLRMENGNWVEKKAPTKTHGYSNEKFSDVQKILENKLRIKSRTVMFRNIVEIPEKFKEVPYGDIGFSILLGKYGEYGFIDEPMAVYRVHEDGLSSSNKDRKHRLVHDRFNLLESFYFAKEVFGNKYDIVLNKFFAEKMNEIALAKRRSWMAFREVNKRIDTLCEKYSMKKKDFKRIARKAWLKPVKKK, encoded by the coding sequence ATGAAAGTTTCTGTCGTTGTAGTAACGTATAATCACCAGAATTATATCGCAGAGTGTCTGGACTCGATATTTCGGCAGAAAGTGACTTTTGATTTTGAGGTTATTATTGGAAATGACCATTCTACAGATCGGACTGCAGAAATAATTGAAGAATATGCTCAAAAGTATGAAAATTTGACTTCGTATATTCCTCCAGAGGAAAAGAGGGTATTTATTCAGGGCAGACCAACGGGAAGGTATAACATTATTTCAGCAATCAGTAGAGCTAAAGGAGAGTACATAGCTCAACTGGATGGTGATGATTTTTGGTCGGATATGAATAAACTTCAAGAGCAAGTAGATTTTTTAGATTCTAATCAGAATTGCATTGCCTGCCACACTTGGCATAGTTATCTCAGAATGGAGAATGGAAATTGGGTGGAAAAGAAGGCTCCTACCAAAACACACGGGTATTCAAATGAAAAGTTTTCTGATGTTCAGAAGATCTTAGAGAACAAACTAAGAATTAAGTCGCGAACTGTGATGTTTAGGAACATAGTTGAGATACCAGAGAAGTTTAAAGAGGTTCCATACGGGGATATCGGGTTCTCAATTCTTTTAGGAAAGTACGGGGAGTATGGCTTTATTGATGAGCCTATGGCGGTTTATCGTGTTCACGAAGATGGTCTGAGTAGTTCGAATAAAGATCGAAAACATAGATTGGTTCATGACAGATTTAATTTATTAGAGTCCTTCTACTTCGCCAAAGAAGTTTTTGGAAATAAATATGACATTGTACTTAATAAGTTCTTTGCCGAAAAGATGAATGAAATTGCCTTAGCCAAAAGAAGGTCTTGGATGGCATTTAGAGAAGTGAATAAAAGAATTGACACCCTGTGCGAGAAGTATAGTATGAAAAAAAAGGATTTTAAGCGAATTGCTAGAAAAGCATGGTTGAAACCTGTTAAAAAGAAGTAA
- a CDS encoding sulfotransferase family 2 domain-containing protein encodes MKKKTFFLHIPKTAGSTLRAVFKRNYGDAFELIPGNDPVDGLTKAKESNSWKRKELIWLHGDWESCNGADVLTMLREPIARMESFYYYVKSQPDHYLHKFCAENDAIRFFEEAETLETHNGQCRILAGYGGYHGMNAGRNDEVRGQELLNVARKNLFEQTIAFGLQSRFVDSLMVFEKKLNWQRGIKFNTVNKRASSYKTSSLNKKELDCVKRLNALDIELYEEAEEQFQEQFDKVKSTFRIMKYKLTGR; translated from the coding sequence TTGAAGAAAAAAACATTCTTTCTACATATTCCAAAAACAGCTGGGAGCACTTTAAGAGCAGTTTTCAAAAGAAACTATGGAGATGCTTTTGAGCTAATTCCAGGTAACGATCCTGTGGATGGGCTAACAAAAGCTAAAGAAAGCAATAGCTGGAAAAGAAAAGAATTAATTTGGCTTCATGGGGATTGGGAGAGTTGTAACGGAGCTGACGTGCTTACCATGCTTAGAGAACCAATTGCCAGAATGGAGTCGTTCTATTATTACGTAAAATCACAGCCAGATCATTATCTTCATAAGTTTTGTGCGGAAAATGATGCTATTCGGTTTTTTGAAGAAGCAGAAACATTGGAAACTCATAACGGACAATGTCGGATCTTGGCAGGTTATGGTGGGTATCATGGAATGAATGCAGGAAGGAATGATGAAGTTAGGGGGCAAGAACTTTTGAATGTTGCTCGGAAGAATTTGTTTGAGCAGACGATTGCCTTTGGTTTGCAAAGTCGTTTTGTTGATTCTTTAATGGTTTTTGAAAAGAAATTGAACTGGCAAAGAGGAATCAAATTCAATACTGTGAATAAACGGGCCAGCAGTTATAAAACCTCATCTTTGAATAAAAAAGAGTTGGATTGTGTTAAGCGATTAAATGCATTAGATATTGAGTTATACGAGGAAGCTGAAGAACAATTTCAAGAGCAATTTGACAAGGTCAAGAGTACTTTTCGAATTATGAAATATAAGTTAACAGGTCGA